One part of the Marinobacter sp. M3C genome encodes these proteins:
- a CDS encoding AraC family transcriptional regulator: MPDSQPRAHIANHYLHASIRGAERQGFQRETLLASAGVPAAWLENPEQLITEEQLTQLIKTVWRATRDEFMGLSTRRCKNGTFALMTDYCLGSATLGAVLRKSARFFKIACDNIDISLDESTPNKLMFFSLSLEDASQDTDHMLQEFLLLMWQRLACWLVDQQIPFATTQFNYPSPPHVAEYRAMFPTELHFDESVCGFYLHEKYLQLPITRSEAELITFLKEAPAYILHRPDHDDSLRNRIRALLARQNMGNMPSLNELAQLLHMTPRSIGRKLQEEGTSLRKIKTSLRQEYAIKLMMTENLSVADVSERVGFSETASFCRAFKRWTGKPPSQWPR; this comes from the coding sequence ATGCCTGATTCCCAGCCCAGAGCTCATATTGCAAACCACTACCTTCATGCATCTATTCGCGGTGCTGAACGTCAGGGGTTTCAGCGCGAAACACTGCTGGCAAGCGCGGGTGTGCCGGCGGCGTGGCTTGAGAACCCAGAACAGCTAATCACCGAAGAACAACTTACCCAGCTTATAAAGACGGTATGGCGGGCAACACGCGACGAGTTCATGGGGCTATCCACCAGACGTTGTAAAAACGGCACGTTCGCGCTGATGACAGATTACTGTCTCGGTTCTGCGACCCTTGGCGCCGTGCTAAGAAAAAGCGCACGCTTTTTCAAAATCGCCTGCGACAACATCGACATCAGCCTGGATGAAAGCACCCCCAACAAACTGATGTTTTTCAGCCTGAGCCTTGAAGACGCCAGTCAGGATACTGACCACATGCTGCAAGAGTTCCTGCTGCTGATGTGGCAAAGACTCGCATGCTGGCTGGTAGATCAGCAGATTCCGTTTGCCACCACGCAGTTCAATTATCCATCGCCGCCTCACGTTGCTGAATATCGGGCGATGTTCCCAACCGAGTTGCATTTTGATGAATCTGTTTGCGGTTTTTACCTGCACGAAAAGTACCTGCAACTGCCGATTACGCGCAGTGAGGCTGAGCTGATAACGTTTCTTAAAGAAGCGCCTGCCTACATTCTGCATCGTCCAGATCATGACGACAGCCTACGCAACAGGATTCGCGCTCTACTGGCGCGGCAAAACATGGGCAATATGCCGAGCCTGAATGAGCTTGCGCAGCTTCTGCACATGACACCCCGAAGCATTGGGCGCAAGCTTCAAGAAGAAGGCACTTCCCTGCGCAAGATTAAAACGTCTTTGCGACAGGAGTACGCTATTAAACTGATGATGACCGAAAACCTCAGTGTTGCGGACGTCAGTGAGCGAGTTGGCTTTTCGGAAACTGCCTCGTTTTGCCGGGCTTTCAAACGTTGGACTGGCAAACCCCCGTCACAGTGGCCAAGGTGA
- a CDS encoding fatty acyl-CoA synthetase produces the protein MNNSGTSASCPVSAGIQRALRNTIGDAFARSASIHGSRTALTFDDRTWTFSEIHSASNRLAHRLIGLGLEKGDRVGTYGKNSDAYVLLWLACTKAGLIHVPLNYALIGHELTYALNQSGCRALFADLDLQSQVDAIRETTEVAIHGSLHGGNTNDALTFALEAGEDTAPDLELCDTDLVQILYTSGTTSDPKGAMHTHRSLMTHYAACQYHLNIRASDRSLAALPLYHSAQMHVFTMPMLLSGGYSRMINTPTPDAILGLLASDQLNAFFAPPTVWIALLHHPQFNPGKLQHMDKLYYGASIMPGQIVKELGEKLPGAGLYNCYGQSEIAPLATVLLPEEHADRPSSAGRPMQTVMTRIVDPVTGKDCKPGEHGELVHRSPQLMVGYWGKPEATAEAFKNGWFHSGDLGYQDDAGYIYIVDRIKDVVNTGGVLVASRDVEEALYQHESVAEVAVIGVPDEKWIEAICAIVVVKEGYPQDAEALMSYARTRLASFKLPKHIHFAEQLPKNTAGKLLKRKLREDFA, from the coding sequence ATGAACAACTCTGGCACCTCCGCTTCCTGCCCCGTATCGGCGGGTATCCAGCGGGCTCTGCGCAACACGATCGGAGACGCCTTTGCCCGCTCTGCGAGCATACATGGCAGCCGCACTGCACTGACGTTTGACGACCGCACCTGGACGTTCTCAGAGATTCACTCAGCCTCGAACAGGCTGGCCCATCGTCTGATCGGGCTCGGCCTTGAGAAAGGCGACCGCGTTGGTACCTATGGCAAAAACTCGGATGCCTACGTTTTGCTCTGGCTCGCCTGCACCAAAGCCGGGCTGATTCATGTACCACTTAACTACGCGCTGATTGGCCACGAACTTACCTACGCGCTCAATCAGTCTGGCTGCAGGGCCTTGTTTGCCGACCTGGATCTGCAATCACAAGTCGATGCGATCCGGGAGACAACCGAGGTTGCCATTCACGGCAGCCTGCACGGCGGTAACACCAACGACGCGCTGACATTCGCGCTTGAGGCCGGCGAAGACACAGCACCGGATTTGGAGCTTTGTGATACAGACCTGGTGCAGATTCTTTATACCTCTGGCACCACCTCCGACCCCAAAGGCGCCATGCATACGCATCGTTCACTGATGACGCATTATGCCGCCTGCCAATACCACCTGAACATTCGGGCCAGCGACCGCTCACTCGCCGCGCTGCCGCTTTATCACTCGGCGCAGATGCATGTATTCACCATGCCCATGCTGCTGAGTGGCGGGTACAGCCGGATGATCAACACCCCGACACCGGACGCAATTCTCGGGCTGCTGGCCAGCGATCAACTGAACGCCTTTTTTGCGCCGCCCACCGTGTGGATTGCCCTGCTGCATCATCCCCAATTCAACCCGGGCAAACTGCAACATATGGATAAGCTTTACTACGGCGCATCCATCATGCCTGGCCAGATAGTAAAAGAGCTTGGCGAAAAACTGCCTGGTGCAGGCCTGTACAACTGTTATGGCCAAAGTGAAATTGCACCGCTGGCGACGGTGTTGCTACCAGAAGAACACGCAGACCGACCGTCTTCTGCCGGTCGCCCCATGCAAACGGTGATGACGCGCATTGTGGACCCGGTTACCGGTAAAGACTGCAAGCCCGGGGAACACGGAGAACTGGTTCACCGCTCACCGCAACTGATGGTGGGTTACTGGGGCAAACCTGAAGCCACGGCGGAAGCCTTCAAAAACGGCTGGTTCCATTCCGGTGATCTGGGCTATCAGGACGATGCGGGCTACATTTATATTGTTGATCGCATCAAGGATGTGGTGAACACGGGCGGAGTATTGGTAGCCAGTCGCGACGTAGAAGAAGCTCTTTACCAGCACGAATCTGTTGCGGAGGTTGCGGTCATCGGTGTGCCGGATGAGAAGTGGATTGAAGCCATCTGCGCCATAGTGGTGGTCAAAGAAGGTTATCCGCAAGACGCAGAAGCTTTGATGAGCTACGCACGAACCAGGCTGGCGAGCTTCAAGTTGCCAAAGCATATCCACTTTGCGGAACAGCTGCCAAAAAACACTGCTGGCAAGTTGCTGAAACGAAAGCTCAGAGAAGATTTCGCTTAA
- the paaZ gene encoding phenylacetic acid degradation bifunctional protein PaaZ, protein MSALKSFIAGEWIGERRAKALPSAINGEIVAHTHGDTLDFKKAAEYGRKVGGKNLLAMDFQERALALKTMAMYLQEHKKELYALSMHTGSSKADNGIDIDGGFGTMFSYASMGRRELPSGNVVHEGPVTQLGKNNHFAGTHILVPRGGVALHIDAYNFPVWGMLEKFAPTFLAGMPSIVKPATSTCYVTELAVRLMHASGALPEGSLQLIIGSTGDLFEHLQEQDVVTFTGSAKTARMLRNHPNIVQRSIPFNAEADSLNSAVLAPDVTPEHEEFDLFVREIGREMTAKAGQKCTAIRRVMVPQNQVQAVCDKLRERLSKITVGDPSVEGVRMGALASIDQLEDVKANIQELLKTSELVMGGDGSFKPTGPGTDKGAFIEPHLLLCRNPENGCGAHDIEAFGPVVTIIPYDTLDDMVELVAKGRGSLVTTVTTRDPAIIAKLAPALAAYHGRLHLLDAEAAKESTGHGSPLPMLKHGGPGRAGGGEELGGIRAVHHYLQRSAIQGSPTMLAAVTGEYVRGAKLIENDVHPFRRHFEDLQICESLLTHRRTVTEADLVNFGCLSGDHFYMHFDEIAARESQFGKRIAHGYFVLSAAAGLFVYPGEGPVLANYGLDTLRFIEPVAPGDTIRARLTCKRKIDQGRMSPDGHPQGVVVWDVQVTNQENVLVASYDILTLVAKKPE, encoded by the coding sequence ATGTCAGCTCTTAAAAGCTTTATTGCCGGTGAATGGATTGGCGAGCGGCGGGCCAAAGCCCTGCCCAGCGCCATCAACGGCGAGATTGTGGCGCACACGCATGGCGACACTCTAGACTTCAAAAAAGCCGCCGAATACGGCCGCAAAGTCGGTGGCAAAAACTTGCTGGCCATGGATTTTCAAGAGCGCGCACTGGCGCTTAAAACCATGGCGATGTATCTGCAGGAGCACAAGAAAGAACTGTACGCGCTGTCTATGCACACCGGTTCCAGCAAAGCGGATAACGGCATCGACATCGACGGCGGCTTCGGCACCATGTTTTCCTACGCCAGTATGGGCCGCCGCGAACTGCCGTCTGGCAATGTGGTACACGAAGGCCCGGTAACGCAGTTGGGCAAGAACAACCACTTTGCCGGCACCCATATTCTGGTGCCACGTGGGGGTGTTGCGCTGCACATCGACGCTTACAACTTCCCGGTGTGGGGCATGCTGGAAAAGTTTGCGCCAACCTTTCTGGCGGGCATGCCCTCCATTGTTAAACCGGCCACCTCCACCTGCTACGTCACCGAACTGGCCGTGCGCCTGATGCACGCATCCGGCGCCTTGCCAGAGGGCAGCCTGCAGCTGATCATAGGCAGCACAGGCGACCTGTTCGAGCACCTGCAAGAGCAGGATGTGGTCACTTTTACCGGCTCGGCAAAAACCGCGCGCATGCTGCGTAACCACCCGAATATTGTCCAGCGCTCGATTCCGTTCAACGCTGAAGCCGACTCGCTAAACAGCGCGGTTCTGGCACCGGATGTTACCCCGGAACATGAAGAATTTGATCTTTTTGTGCGTGAAATCGGCCGCGAAATGACCGCCAAAGCGGGCCAGAAATGCACCGCGATCCGCCGGGTTATGGTGCCACAAAACCAAGTACAAGCCGTATGCGACAAGCTTAGAGAACGGCTGTCGAAGATTACCGTAGGCGATCCCTCCGTTGAAGGCGTGCGCATGGGTGCTCTGGCGTCTATCGATCAACTTGAAGACGTGAAAGCCAACATTCAGGAACTGTTAAAAACCAGCGAACTGGTGATGGGCGGAGACGGAAGCTTTAAGCCCACCGGGCCAGGCACCGACAAAGGCGCGTTCATCGAGCCGCACCTGCTGCTGTGCCGTAACCCGGAAAACGGTTGTGGTGCCCACGACATCGAGGCCTTTGGCCCAGTTGTCACCATCATTCCCTACGATACCCTGGACGACATGGTGGAATTGGTCGCCAAAGGACGCGGATCACTGGTGACCACAGTCACCACCCGTGATCCTGCGATCATTGCCAAGCTGGCACCGGCACTGGCCGCTTATCACGGCCGCTTGCATCTACTGGATGCGGAAGCGGCAAAAGAGTCCACCGGTCACGGCTCTCCCCTGCCCATGCTGAAACACGGCGGCCCAGGCCGCGCTGGTGGTGGTGAAGAACTCGGTGGTATTCGCGCGGTGCATCACTACTTGCAGCGCTCGGCTATTCAGGGCTCGCCCACCATGCTGGCGGCGGTCACTGGCGAATACGTTCGCGGTGCCAAGCTGATTGAAAACGACGTGCACCCGTTCCGCCGTCACTTCGAAGACCTGCAGATTTGTGAATCGCTGCTAACACACCGCCGTACCGTCACCGAAGCAGATCTGGTGAACTTTGGCTGTTTGTCCGGCGACCACTTCTACATGCACTTTGATGAAATCGCCGCCCGCGAAAGCCAGTTCGGCAAGCGCATTGCACACGGCTATTTTGTGCTGTCGGCTGCTGCAGGCTTGTTCGTGTATCCGGGCGAAGGCCCGGTATTGGCGAACTACGGTCTGGACACGTTGCGCTTTATCGAACCGGTCGCACCGGGCGATACCATTCGCGCCCGGCTGACCTGCAAACGCAAGATTGATCAGGGCCGTATGTCACCCGATGGCCATCCGCAAGGTGTAGTGGTGTGGGATGTTCAGGTCACCAATCAGGAAAACGTGCTGGTTGCCAGCTACGATATTCTGACTCTGGTCGCCAAAAAGCCGGAGTAA
- the paaE gene encoding 1,2-phenylacetyl-CoA epoxidase subunit PaaE — protein MNKFYSLALKEVRPETRNAVSLCFDLPTDVAEKFKYKQGQHLVVRTTVDGEEVRRTYSICSSVNDQELRIAIKRVPGGVFSSFANDLLKPGSVLDVMPPQGHFSVELDPERDGNYLAVAAGSGITPILSIIKTTLETEPKSQFTLFYGNKGTSSTMFRDLLQDLKNEYMTRFNLVYIFTREEQDIDLYNGRIDSDKCDRLFDHWIDAKNLTAAFLCGPQMMTETVRDSLTRHGMDKSNVHFELFTPVGGVPKARKDRAETKVDLQAVSVVTVKADGRSLTFNLVRDTKSILEAGNAEGADLPYSCKAGVCSTCRAKVIEGEVEMDQNFALEDYEVAAGYVLSCQCYPISDKVVLDYDEM, from the coding sequence ATGAATAAATTCTACTCACTGGCCCTCAAAGAGGTCAGGCCGGAAACAAGAAACGCCGTATCCCTGTGCTTTGATCTGCCCACCGACGTGGCAGAAAAATTCAAGTACAAGCAGGGCCAGCACCTGGTGGTGCGTACCACAGTTGACGGCGAAGAAGTGCGCCGCACCTACTCCATTTGTTCCAGTGTGAATGATCAAGAACTGCGTATTGCCATCAAACGTGTACCCGGTGGCGTATTTTCCAGTTTTGCTAACGACCTGCTAAAGCCCGGATCTGTTCTGGACGTTATGCCGCCGCAGGGCCATTTCTCCGTTGAGCTGGATCCGGAACGTGACGGGAATTACCTGGCGGTTGCAGCCGGCAGTGGCATTACGCCTATCCTGTCCATCATAAAGACCACCCTGGAAACCGAGCCCAAGAGTCAGTTCACTCTGTTTTACGGTAACAAGGGCACCAGCAGCACCATGTTCCGCGACCTGCTGCAAGATCTTAAAAACGAATACATGACCCGCTTCAATCTGGTGTACATTTTCACCCGCGAAGAACAGGACATAGACCTGTACAACGGTCGCATTGACTCAGACAAGTGCGACCGATTGTTTGACCACTGGATTGACGCCAAGAACCTGACCGCTGCTTTCCTCTGCGGCCCCCAGATGATGACCGAAACCGTGCGCGATTCACTGACGCGTCATGGCATGGACAAATCGAACGTTCATTTTGAACTCTTTACGCCTGTTGGTGGCGTGCCCAAGGCACGCAAAGATCGTGCGGAAACCAAAGTCGACCTGCAAGCCGTCAGCGTGGTTACGGTAAAAGCGGACGGTCGTTCCCTGACCTTTAATCTGGTGCGTGACACCAAGAGCATTCTGGAGGCAGGCAACGCCGAAGGCGCCGACTTGCCCTACTCCTGCAAAGCGGGCGTGTGCTCCACGTGCCGAGCCAAGGTCATCGAAGGCGAAGTCGAGATGGATCAGAACTTCGCTCTGGAAGACTACGAAGTGGCCGCAGGCTATGTGCTGTCCTGCCAGTGCTACCCCATCAGCGACAAGGTCGTTCTTGACTACGACGAAATGTGA
- the paaD gene encoding 1,2-phenylacetyl-CoA epoxidase subunit PaaD, whose amino-acid sequence MASDRVPANAHPELLTEDAIWALLDNVKDPEVPAVSVLELGIVRRLSWDGKHLSIDVTPTYSGCPATELIEELIAEALRAVGIRDPHINRVLTPAWSTDWITDVGREKLRVYGITPPQGSASKMSLLGADEIITCPFCDSKHTERVSEFGSTACKALYRCRDCLEPFDYFKCI is encoded by the coding sequence ATTGCCAGCGACCGGGTGCCGGCCAACGCCCACCCCGAACTGCTGACGGAAGACGCAATCTGGGCGCTGCTGGATAACGTCAAAGATCCGGAAGTGCCTGCCGTCAGCGTGTTAGAGCTGGGTATCGTGCGCAGGCTGAGTTGGGACGGCAAACATCTGAGCATTGATGTCACGCCCACCTACTCAGGTTGCCCCGCCACCGAGCTGATCGAAGAACTGATTGCCGAAGCCCTGCGCGCCGTTGGCATCCGCGACCCGCACATTAATCGCGTGTTGACCCCAGCCTGGAGCACAGACTGGATAACCGACGTAGGCCGGGAAAAACTCCGGGTATATGGCATAACACCGCCCCAGGGCAGTGCCAGCAAAATGAGCCTGCTGGGCGCCGATGAAATCATCACCTGCCCGTTTTGTGACAGTAAGCACACCGAACGAGTCAGCGAATTCGGTTCTACTGCCTGCAAGGCACTTTACCGCTGCCGCGACTGCCTTGAACCCTTCGACTATTTCAAATGCATATAG
- the paaC gene encoding 1,2-phenylacetyl-CoA epoxidase subunit PaaC, with amino-acid sequence MTEQKALQDYLLRLADSDMILSQRLCELCGKAPAIEEEMAIMNVGLDLVGQARNWYEYAAELIDDGRDADKLCFLRDALDYRNLLLVEQPNEDYAVTMARQFFFDVWHYFTLKSLVNASDERIANIAAKAVKEATYHLRRSSEWVKRMGDGTEESHRRIQEAFDLLWRFTGELVTPDDTDHAMFKAGIGPDPEKLKQDWFGMVREVAAQATLKTGAEDAWMYMGGKSGVHTEHLGIILAEMQFLPRAYPDATTW; translated from the coding sequence ATGACTGAACAAAAAGCTCTACAGGATTACCTGCTCCGCCTGGCGGATTCCGACATGATTCTAAGCCAGCGCCTTTGCGAACTGTGTGGCAAAGCGCCGGCCATAGAAGAAGAAATGGCCATAATGAACGTCGGGCTAGACCTGGTCGGCCAGGCGCGCAACTGGTACGAATACGCCGCCGAACTGATTGACGACGGCCGTGATGCAGACAAGTTGTGCTTCCTGCGGGACGCTCTCGACTATCGCAACCTGCTATTGGTCGAGCAGCCGAATGAAGACTACGCAGTCACCATGGCGCGCCAGTTTTTCTTCGACGTATGGCACTACTTCACTCTGAAAAGTCTGGTAAATGCCAGTGATGAGCGCATTGCCAACATCGCCGCGAAGGCCGTCAAAGAAGCCACCTATCACTTGCGCCGCTCGTCAGAGTGGGTCAAACGCATGGGCGACGGTACCGAAGAAAGCCACCGCCGCATTCAGGAAGCGTTTGATCTGCTGTGGCGCTTCACCGGCGAACTGGTAACGCCGGACGATACCGATCACGCCATGTTCAAGGCCGGCATTGGCCCGGATCCAGAGAAACTGAAGCAAGACTGGTTCGGCATGGTGCGTGAGGTGGCGGCCCAAGCCACCCTGAAAACCGGTGCGGAAGACGCCTGGATGTACATGGGCGGTAAAAGCGGCGTTCACACCGAACACCTCGGAATCATCCTGGCCGAGATGCAGTTTTTGCCTCGCGCCTACCCGGATGCGACCACCTGGTAA
- the paaB gene encoding 1,2-phenylacetyl-CoA epoxidase subunit PaaB has translation MSEWRLYEVFVRSKHGLNHKHVGSVHAADNEMAMENARDLYTRRSEGVSIWVVPSDTITASASDEKEVLFDPAEDKVYRHASFYKLPDEVGHM, from the coding sequence ATGTCTGAATGGCGCCTTTACGAAGTATTCGTGCGCAGCAAGCATGGCCTTAACCACAAGCACGTAGGCAGCGTGCACGCTGCTGACAATGAAATGGCCATGGAAAACGCCCGTGATCTGTACACCCGTCGCAGCGAAGGCGTGAGTATCTGGGTGGTTCCTTCTGACACCATCACAGCCTCCGCTTCTGACGAGAAAGAAGTCTTGTTCGATCCGGCAGAAGACAAAGTGTATCGGCACGCGTCTTTCTACAAACTGCCAGACGAAGTCGGGCACATGTGA
- the paaA gene encoding 1,2-phenylacetyl-CoA epoxidase subunit PaaA, producing the protein MYAQLVDTGTKRLKTREEMSLEEQDFQDKIDAETKIEAKNWMPDGYRKTLIRQISQHAHSEIVGMLPEGNWVTRAPTLKRKLQLMAKIQDEAGHGLYLYSAMETLGADRDEEIQKLHDGKAKYSSIFNYPTLNWADMGAVGWLVDGAAIVNQVVLQRTSYGPYSRAMVRVCKEESFHQRQGFQILLDMMREGTPAQKDMVQDSINRLWWPALMMFGPHDDESPNSQQSMVWKIKRKSNDELRQMFIDQTIPQLEFLGCTAPDPDLKWNEETGHYDFGTIDWKEFYDVLKGDGPCNRERISTRRKAIDEGAWVRESAVAYAAKQKQRAAA; encoded by the coding sequence ATGTACGCACAGCTCGTTGACACCGGTACCAAGCGCCTCAAGACCCGTGAAGAAATGTCCCTCGAAGAGCAGGACTTTCAGGACAAAATAGACGCCGAAACCAAAATCGAAGCTAAAAACTGGATGCCAGACGGCTACCGGAAAACCCTGATTCGCCAGATTTCCCAGCACGCCCACTCAGAAATTGTCGGCATGCTACCGGAAGGCAACTGGGTTACCCGCGCGCCTACGTTGAAGCGCAAGCTTCAGCTGATGGCCAAAATTCAGGACGAAGCAGGCCACGGCCTGTACCTGTACAGCGCCATGGAAACCCTGGGTGCTGATCGCGATGAAGAAATTCAGAAGCTGCACGATGGCAAAGCCAAGTACTCGAGCATCTTCAACTACCCAACCCTGAACTGGGCTGATATGGGCGCCGTGGGTTGGCTTGTAGATGGCGCAGCTATCGTGAACCAGGTGGTTCTGCAGCGCACATCCTACGGCCCCTATTCCCGTGCGATGGTGCGAGTCTGTAAAGAAGAGAGCTTCCACCAGCGTCAGGGCTTCCAGATTCTGCTGGACATGATGCGTGAAGGCACTCCGGCCCAGAAAGACATGGTGCAGGATTCCATCAATCGCCTATGGTGGCCAGCGCTGATGATGTTTGGCCCGCACGACGACGAATCCCCCAACTCGCAGCAGTCCATGGTTTGGAAAATCAAGCGCAAGAGTAACGACGAACTGCGCCAGATGTTCATTGACCAAACCATTCCACAGCTGGAATTCCTCGGCTGCACCGCACCTGATCCAGACCTTAAGTGGAACGAAGAAACCGGTCACTACGACTTCGGCACCATTGACTGGAAAGAGTTCTACGACGTGCTCAAAGGCGATGGCCCGTGTAACCGTGAACGCATTTCTACTCGCCGCAAAGCGATAGACGAAGGCGCTTGGGTACGCGAATCCGCCGTTGCCTACGCCGCAAAACAAAAACAACGCGCAGCCGCTTAA